From the genome of Muricauda sp. SCSIO 64092, one region includes:
- a CDS encoding c-type cytochrome, with protein MKTVRLLAIIGLVSFLFHSFAYDDYQEEWDIPEEYLSMTNPTDPTVDLDIGKSLYNKHCKSCHGKEGYGDGPKADEVEGFLGDFSTAEFHAQSDGVIFYKSYIGRDDMPNYEKKIPDEEDMWLVINYMKTLLEE; from the coding sequence ATGAAAACAGTTAGATTATTGGCAATTATCGGATTGGTATCATTCCTATTCCATTCGTTCGCTTATGACGATTATCAAGAGGAGTGGGACATCCCTGAAGAGTACCTAAGCATGACAAATCCTACCGATCCCACAGTGGACCTGGATATTGGAAAATCCCTTTACAACAAACACTGTAAGTCCTGCCACGGCAAAGAAGGCTATGGAGATGGCCCAAAAGCCGATGAGGTGGAGGGATTTTTGGGAGATTTTTCCACAGCGGAATTTCATGCCCAATCAGATGGGGTCATTTTTTACAAGAGTTACATTGGTAGGGATGACATGCCAAATTATGAGAAAAAGATTCCCGATGAGGAAGATATGTGGTTGGTCATCAACTACATGAAGACCCTATTGGAGGAATAA
- a CDS encoding FAD binding domain-containing protein — translation MNKFSWYEAKSVEDALQQVNSTLSDELYEATDEAAVFKSGGIDVFDWVKQGLLKPQKIVNIRNIPGLDKISYDRKEGLRMGSNVTLGEIASHPEIKTRYLALHLAVNHAATPQLRNMSTLGGNIAQRNRCWYFRSADHDCFRKGGDRCFARHSKTGENENHAILDNGSCVSVHASSIATALMAFNASVVIVNAEGQQKTVQMDDFFVSAGEDIAMENILKPKEIITEIILPTPSKNTKSAYIKQVARESYDWSLADVAVVMEVSGNTCKSANIVLGAAAPVPYRSLEAQQAMENKTITDENAKAAAEAAMAKARPLSKNDYKVPLFISTIKQTIMEIS, via the coding sequence ATGAACAAATTTAGTTGGTACGAAGCAAAGTCCGTCGAAGATGCCCTACAGCAGGTCAATTCGACCTTATCTGACGAGCTCTATGAAGCTACCGATGAAGCTGCCGTGTTTAAATCCGGAGGCATTGATGTATTCGATTGGGTGAAGCAAGGCTTGTTGAAACCACAAAAAATTGTCAATATCCGGAATATTCCCGGTCTTGATAAAATCAGTTATGACCGCAAAGAAGGATTGCGTATGGGGTCTAACGTAACCTTAGGGGAAATCGCATCACATCCAGAAATCAAAACCAGGTATCTGGCACTGCATCTGGCCGTAAACCATGCCGCTACTCCCCAATTGCGCAATATGTCCACTTTGGGTGGAAATATCGCACAACGTAATCGCTGCTGGTATTTTCGTTCTGCCGATCATGATTGCTTTCGTAAGGGAGGTGATCGGTGTTTTGCCCGCCATTCAAAAACTGGGGAAAACGAAAATCACGCCATATTGGATAACGGATCCTGCGTTAGTGTCCATGCATCTTCCATAGCTACTGCCCTTATGGCCTTTAATGCCAGTGTGGTCATTGTAAATGCGGAAGGACAACAGAAAACCGTCCAAATGGATGATTTCTTTGTTTCCGCAGGCGAGGATATTGCTATGGAGAATATCCTGAAGCCAAAGGAGATTATTACCGAAATCATTCTTCCAACCCCCTCAAAGAACACCAAAAGTGCATACATTAAGCAGGTGGCACGTGAATCGTACGACTGGTCATTGGCAGATGTGGCGGTGGTTATGGAGGTTTCGGGAAATACCTGTAAATCGGCCAATATCGTTTTGGGGGCCGCAGCTCCCGTGCCCTATCGCTCCCTTGAGGCCCAGCAGGCCATGGAGAATAAGACCATTACCGATGAAAATGCCAAGGCTGCAGCAGAAGCTGCTATGGCGAAGGCACGCCCACTTTCTAAAAATGATTATAAAGTGCCCTTATTTATATCTACAATCAAGCAAACCATTATGGAAATTTCTTAG
- the nrfD gene encoding NrfD/PsrC family molybdoenzyme membrane anchor subunit, with the protein MDIAIRKKELVKEFSPMLLKPSKWSKIWMAILVVFILYGLVALVVQLTKGQVVTGMRDNVVWGIYTINFIFFLCLSYSGAFASGVLHFFNTPWKNAVSRIVEIITVVSLIVGPIFIILCMARLDRLHYLFLYPRIQSPITWDVIAITTDLIGCLLYLYLTFIPDFAILRDNSEGLPKWRKKLYTSLAIGYQDTPAQRRRLHKITKIMSAMVIALAIVTYSVLAWIFSLTLQPGWNSTIFAPYFIVAGLYSGVGVVIIAMYLIRKYFKLEHYIRKAHFLSAGVILLITALLYGYFTFSEYFARWFSHKTHDANLLETLFNDYFWMFILANYIGILVPIAIVFFKKLRTIKTITFAAVIAVVGLWFNRYLIVVPTQETPYLPIQDTRSEFVHYSATWVEWALSFAGVAAFVLFFMLLMRLVPIIPMSGIIDYEKKGKVRRDGLTQQQQP; encoded by the coding sequence ATGGACATCGCCATACGAAAAAAGGAATTGGTAAAGGAGTTCTCGCCAATGCTGCTAAAACCAAGCAAATGGTCCAAAATATGGATGGCCATTTTAGTGGTATTCATTCTATATGGGCTAGTGGCACTTGTGGTACAGTTGACCAAGGGACAAGTGGTTACCGGTATGCGGGATAATGTGGTCTGGGGCATTTATACCATTAACTTCATTTTTTTCCTATGTCTCAGTTATTCAGGGGCATTTGCTTCCGGGGTTTTGCATTTTTTCAATACCCCATGGAAAAATGCCGTCTCCAGGATAGTGGAAATCATTACCGTAGTATCCCTGATCGTTGGACCCATATTTATTATTTTGTGTATGGCCAGATTGGATAGGCTACACTATCTGTTCCTATACCCAAGGATCCAGTCCCCCATTACCTGGGACGTCATAGCCATTACTACGGATCTAATAGGGTGCCTTCTTTATCTATACCTCACCTTTATTCCAGATTTTGCTATCCTCAGGGACAATAGTGAAGGCTTGCCAAAATGGAGAAAAAAGCTTTATACCTCATTGGCCATTGGATACCAGGATACCCCTGCACAACGAAGAAGGCTGCACAAAATTACCAAGATCATGTCCGCCATGGTCATTGCCCTGGCCATTGTTACCTATTCGGTCTTGGCATGGATATTTAGCCTAACGCTACAACCTGGTTGGAACAGTACCATCTTTGCCCCGTATTTCATTGTGGCCGGCCTTTATTCCGGTGTAGGGGTCGTTATCATTGCCATGTATTTGATCCGTAAATACTTTAAGCTTGAACATTATATCCGAAAAGCCCATTTTTTGAGTGCGGGAGTAATCTTACTGATTACCGCATTACTGTACGGTTACTTTACCTTCAGTGAGTATTTTGCGCGATGGTTCAGCCATAAAACACACGATGCCAATCTGTTGGAAACGTTGTTCAACGACTACTTCTGGATGTTCATCCTTGCCAATTATATTGGCATATTGGTCCCTATTGCAATTGTGTTCTTTAAAAAACTCAGAACCATAAAGACCATCACTTTTGCAGCGGTCATCGCTGTAGTAGGATTGTGGTTCAATCGCTATTTGATCGTGGTACCCACTCAGGAAACACCCTATTTACCCATACAAGATACCCGGTCTGAATTTGTCCATTACTCCGCAACTTGGGTAGAATGGGCCTTAAGTTTCGCAGGGGTTGCGGCATTTGTCCTGTTCTTTATGCTTTTGATGCGATTGGTGCCCATTATTCCCATGTCCGGAATCATCGATTATGAAAAGAAAGGAAAGGTAAGACGTGATGGATTAACTCAACAACAGCAGCCATGA
- a CDS encoding xanthine dehydrogenase family protein molybdopterin-binding subunit, which produces MDTRKEKFPYGIPGHNLGEIEREIPIEEPPVWPVNDELKVIGKRVKRIDALEKVTGKAIYTSDIKLPGMLYAKMLRSNVPHATISSIDVSKARTLPGVHAIHLIENTPKEGQESGTNTYPMVKYVGQPLGGVAAESLEIAKEAVSLIKVNYEKKPFVIDMESAMEINAPIVFDAPITQQQDGGDVGETHDGSKGEGNVRGPSTSSFFGGPRGNLEEGFNEADVIVERTYRTQVHTHMPLETHGVVVDWGADVMTVYASTQNTAAVRNEMASVFNLPKSKVRVICEFMGGGFGAKHSAGSFGPMAANLAKKTSRPVWLMLDRKEEHLAEGNRPNSIQYLKIGAKKDGTLTGIQQRSHGTAGVGLGAGVGRIAQILYPCPNFATEQYDVLTNAGPGAAWRAPGNVQGAFGLEQAIDEMAEKLNLDPLRYRDRIDTSEVRKVERQRGAELFGWSRRQPPGSSKGVVKKGLGVGQSTWPRFVTLDSSVEIKIHKGGGVEVRSSVQDIGTGTKTILAQVVAEELGLQVKDIKVNIGDTFFPVGPGSGGSVVTGSITPPTRNAAFEAKMALLKLVAKKWETDSSELYVENGQVGHKTNTDLKMSFKEATKLMGTSQISKIASRTNDYGGFQQPWGLAYGDLGSVQFAEVSVNTETGFVKVDRIVAAHSCGRPLNIGQLESQINGGVIQGVSYALYENRVMDNGTGHMMNANIDQYKVPFSMEIPEIETIIVEEYSGRSSTDAYGIGEPANIATAAAIANAVYNAIGVRLYEIPITPSSILKALRNVS; this is translated from the coding sequence AGGACATAATTTGGGCGAAATAGAGCGGGAAATACCTATTGAAGAACCGCCGGTATGGCCTGTCAATGACGAATTGAAGGTGATTGGGAAAAGGGTCAAAAGAATTGATGCCCTGGAAAAAGTGACCGGTAAGGCAATTTATACCTCGGACATCAAATTACCAGGTATGCTCTACGCCAAGATGTTGCGTTCAAATGTGCCGCATGCCACCATTTCATCGATAGATGTATCCAAAGCACGTACCCTGCCGGGCGTACATGCCATCCACCTTATAGAAAATACCCCAAAGGAAGGCCAGGAAAGTGGCACCAATACGTATCCGATGGTGAAATACGTTGGCCAACCGCTGGGAGGTGTCGCCGCTGAAAGCCTGGAAATAGCGAAAGAGGCCGTTTCATTGATCAAAGTCAACTATGAGAAAAAACCTTTTGTCATAGATATGGAATCCGCTATGGAAATCAATGCCCCCATTGTATTTGATGCGCCCATTACCCAACAGCAGGATGGTGGCGATGTTGGTGAAACGCATGATGGCAGCAAAGGGGAAGGTAATGTTAGGGGACCATCCACCAGTAGTTTTTTTGGTGGACCCAGAGGGAACCTTGAAGAAGGTTTCAATGAGGCGGATGTTATAGTGGAAAGAACGTATCGCACACAGGTACATACACATATGCCTTTGGAGACCCATGGGGTTGTGGTAGATTGGGGTGCCGATGTTATGACGGTCTATGCCTCCACTCAAAATACGGCCGCGGTCAGGAATGAAATGGCAAGCGTTTTTAATTTGCCCAAAAGTAAGGTACGGGTCATCTGTGAATTTATGGGTGGTGGATTTGGTGCCAAGCACAGTGCAGGAAGTTTTGGGCCTATGGCTGCAAATCTGGCCAAAAAAACGAGTCGGCCCGTTTGGTTGATGCTGGATAGAAAAGAAGAACATCTGGCGGAGGGCAATCGTCCCAATTCCATACAATACCTAAAAATAGGGGCCAAAAAAGACGGTACCTTAACAGGAATCCAACAGCGTTCCCACGGAACGGCGGGAGTGGGGCTTGGAGCTGGGGTAGGCCGTATTGCCCAAATCCTTTACCCTTGCCCAAATTTTGCGACCGAACAATATGACGTTTTGACCAATGCAGGGCCTGGAGCGGCTTGGAGGGCACCGGGTAATGTGCAAGGTGCTTTTGGATTGGAACAGGCTATTGATGAAATGGCCGAAAAACTGAATTTAGACCCTTTACGTTATAGAGATCGTATTGACACCAGTGAAGTAAGAAAGGTAGAACGCCAGAGGGGAGCCGAACTTTTTGGGTGGTCCCGTCGTCAGCCCCCGGGAAGCAGCAAAGGTGTGGTGAAGAAGGGACTTGGAGTAGGTCAATCTACATGGCCACGCTTTGTGACCTTGGATTCTTCCGTCGAAATCAAAATTCATAAAGGCGGAGGTGTAGAGGTAAGGTCAAGTGTCCAGGACATAGGAACAGGAACAAAAACCATTCTTGCCCAAGTGGTTGCAGAAGAGTTGGGCCTACAGGTAAAAGATATTAAGGTGAATATTGGGGATACGTTTTTCCCGGTAGGACCAGGTTCCGGTGGAAGTGTGGTCACGGGTTCCATTACCCCGCCCACGCGTAACGCAGCTTTTGAAGCTAAAATGGCCTTATTAAAACTTGTGGCCAAAAAATGGGAAACGGATTCATCGGAATTGTATGTCGAGAATGGTCAAGTAGGCCATAAAACGAATACGGACTTAAAAATGTCGTTTAAAGAAGCGACTAAGTTGATGGGTACCAGTCAAATCAGCAAAATTGCCAGCCGGACGAATGATTATGGTGGTTTTCAGCAACCTTGGGGTCTGGCTTACGGTGATTTGGGATCGGTACAATTTGCGGAAGTCAGTGTTAACACGGAAACAGGATTCGTAAAAGTAGATCGTATTGTGGCGGCGCACAGTTGTGGCAGACCACTTAATATCGGTCAATTGGAAAGTCAGATCAATGGTGGTGTTATCCAAGGGGTATCCTATGCACTTTATGAAAATAGGGTTATGGATAACGGCACGGGCCATATGATGAATGCCAATATAGATCAGTATAAGGTGCCCTTTTCCATGGAAATTCCCGAGATAGAAACCATTATTGTGGAAGAGTATTCCGGGCGTTCCTCAACTGACGCCTATGGTATAGGGGAGCCTGCAAATATTGCTACGGCTGCGGCAATTGCCAATGCCGTTTACAACGCGATTGGGGTCAGGCTCTATGAAATACCCATTACACCGTCAAGTATTCTTAAAGCATTACGTAACGTCTCTTAA